In Chrysiogenia bacterium, one genomic interval encodes:
- a CDS encoding thioredoxin domain-containing protein, translated as MRVFLFSFCFLLCAGLVAAQSMPAITLDTVTIASLNLREAPVRGKQGAPLVVVEISDLQCPACAQAHPVVERLTAEYGGRVEFRYYGIAGPSHAWARPAYAAARCIGEQDTTLFWKAGAHFYEHAREIEVASIDEEARKLAAELGADPEAFERCYTGPRYLNEVDMNLKSAVAAGVRATPSFLVGDQLIAGLRSFDELSGLIDQALEEPNSGGLFDWLR; from the coding sequence ATGCGCGTGTTTCTTTTCTCTTTTTGTTTTCTGCTCTGTGCGGGGCTGGTTGCCGCGCAGTCCATGCCGGCGATCACCCTCGATACGGTGACGATCGCGTCCCTGAACCTGCGTGAGGCCCCCGTGCGTGGGAAGCAGGGGGCGCCGCTCGTTGTGGTGGAAATCTCCGACCTGCAGTGCCCGGCCTGCGCGCAGGCGCACCCGGTGGTCGAGCGCCTTACCGCGGAGTACGGAGGGCGCGTGGAGTTCCGCTACTACGGCATCGCCGGCCCTTCCCACGCCTGGGCGCGCCCGGCCTACGCCGCGGCCAGGTGCATTGGCGAGCAAGACACGACGCTCTTCTGGAAGGCGGGCGCGCACTTCTACGAGCACGCGCGCGAAATCGAGGTTGCGAGCATCGATGAGGAGGCGCGCAAGCTCGCCGCCGAGCTGGGCGCCGACCCGGAGGCCTTCGAGCGCTGCTACACCGGGCCGCGCTATCTCAATGAAGTGGACATGAATCTCAAGAGCGCAGTTGCCGCGGGCGTTCGCGCGACGCCGAGCTTTTTGGTCGGCGATCAGCTCATTGCCGGCTTGCGCTCCTTCGATGAACTGAGCGGGCTGATCGACCAAGCCCTCGAAGAGCCGAACTCCGGCGGCCTCTTTGACTGGCTGCGCTAG
- a CDS encoding PaaI family thioesterase translates to MSGIDYVAQARALRQRLGGSRYAELIGWSIDALAPDEARLSVAPREHLLDAGGAIHTGVIASAIDAAAACAVYADPAGPAEGYGATVSLFVSQLEAPAPDSGIVVSSRVRKRGKSICVVDVNVEDETGVLIATGSATYKRGVSLGTGKRN, encoded by the coding sequence CGCGCAGGCCCGCGCGCTGCGCCAGCGCCTTGGCGGCTCGCGCTATGCCGAGCTCATCGGCTGGAGCATCGACGCGCTCGCGCCCGATGAGGCGCGGCTCAGCGTTGCCCCCCGCGAACACCTGCTCGATGCCGGCGGCGCGATCCATACCGGCGTCATTGCCAGCGCCATCGACGCCGCGGCGGCCTGCGCGGTCTACGCCGATCCGGCGGGGCCCGCCGAAGGCTATGGCGCGACGGTGAGCCTGTTCGTGAGCCAGCTCGAAGCGCCCGCGCCGGATTCGGGAATTGTCGTCAGCAGCCGCGTGCGAAAGCGCGGCAAGAGCATCTGCGTGGTGGACGTCAACGTCGAGGACGAGACCGGCGTGCTCATTGCGACAGGCTCGGCCACCTACAAGCGCGGCGTGAGCCTTGGAACCGGCAAGAGGAACTGA